A portion of the Acidisarcina polymorpha genome contains these proteins:
- the rlmD gene encoding 23S rRNA (uracil(1939)-C(5))-methyltransferase RlmD, which produces MKLRIDKAIYGGSSLARVGDTEAGLAGKAVFIPFTLPGELVEARFAEDKRSFIQAEVEGVLEPSLLRTTAACPYFGECGGCNYQHAVYAHQLEMKTSILRETLERARLPNIPTIYSVSGKSWHYRNRIRLHLQANPFQLCYRERRSHQLLPIAQCPIAAPLLEKAITVVTEAGASLKLESFCEEIEFFTASDEYSLLLSFYSNGSARDLPARLRAISEALQKHLPQLKGTGLFVARGRHQPASLTANWGERSLTYNAADFGYQVSLGSFFQVNRFLVDALTDLATLGRKGRLAWDLYAGVGLFSRALTHSFERVIAVEASPNSAVDLRRNLENTSNRIIQATTLDFLRKQKPASAKSSTPPDLVVVDPPRAGLGSAITSLLSGIEPTCIVYVSCDPSTLSRDLFALLQSGYDLRTITMVDMFPQTFHLESVSVLTRR; this is translated from the coding sequence ATGAAACTGCGCATCGACAAAGCAATTTACGGTGGCTCCAGCCTAGCCCGCGTCGGGGATACCGAAGCTGGGCTTGCCGGAAAGGCTGTCTTTATCCCATTTACCCTTCCCGGAGAACTGGTAGAGGCCCGCTTCGCCGAAGATAAACGCAGCTTTATTCAAGCAGAAGTCGAGGGAGTTCTCGAACCATCATTGCTCCGGACGACCGCCGCGTGCCCCTACTTCGGCGAATGCGGAGGATGCAATTATCAGCACGCCGTCTATGCCCATCAGTTGGAGATGAAGACATCCATCCTGCGCGAAACTCTCGAGCGCGCGCGCCTGCCGAACATTCCAACCATCTACTCGGTAAGCGGTAAGTCGTGGCATTACCGGAACCGCATCCGTCTGCATCTTCAGGCGAACCCATTCCAACTCTGCTATCGCGAGCGCCGCTCGCACCAACTGCTCCCCATCGCGCAATGTCCTATCGCCGCGCCGCTCCTTGAAAAAGCAATTACCGTAGTTACAGAAGCGGGAGCTTCCCTCAAACTGGAAAGCTTCTGCGAGGAGATCGAGTTTTTTACTGCCAGCGACGAATACTCGCTGCTGCTTTCCTTTTATTCGAACGGAAGCGCCCGCGATTTGCCGGCGAGACTTAGAGCGATATCCGAAGCGCTGCAAAAGCATCTCCCCCAACTCAAGGGGACCGGTCTCTTCGTTGCGCGAGGGAGACACCAGCCGGCGAGCCTCACCGCGAATTGGGGAGAGCGGTCTCTCACGTATAACGCGGCAGATTTTGGCTATCAGGTGAGCCTCGGCTCCTTCTTTCAGGTCAATCGATTCCTGGTGGACGCCCTCACCGACCTGGCTACCCTTGGCCGAAAGGGCCGCCTCGCTTGGGACCTTTACGCGGGCGTGGGCCTCTTCTCTCGTGCACTGACCCATAGCTTCGAACGAGTCATCGCCGTCGAAGCATCGCCGAACTCCGCCGTGGATCTGCGTCGCAACCTGGAAAACACCTCTAACCGGATCATCCAGGCGACGACCCTCGATTTCCTGCGTAAACAGAAACCGGCTTCCGCCAAGTCTTCGACGCCTCCAGACCTCGTCGTCGTTGATCCACCCCGCGCCGGACTCGGATCAGCCATAACCTCGCTGCTCAGCGGTATCGAGCCGACTTGCATCGTCTACGTCTCGTGCGATCCATCGACGCTGTCCCGCGACCTCTTCGCGCTGCTACAATCCGGCTACGACCTCCGGACAATCACGATGGTGGATATGTTTCCCCAGACCTTCCACCTGGAAAGCGTCTCCGTGCTCACGCGGAGATGA